The genomic stretch CCTAGGCCCCGTCTTTTTTATAAATGATGCTTCGAAAAGAATTGCTATAGTTACCCCGCCCTATTCTAAAGGAGCACCCTCATCCGACTAAAGGAGGGTGAGGAAAGTGAGAATGATTACACAATATCAAAGGCAAGAGGCTACTTCACGAAAAATATCAGAGATAAACGATTCTCAATTATATTGGCTATAAAAAAGGCGATTAGTATTTTAAACTTTTATGATTGTATTCGAAATTATAATTATGGTCTGAGGAACCAAATTATTGATATATACTAACTCGAAAAGCCGATTGTAGTTGGTCGTAGTGGTAAGCCTGAATTTCTAGATCGTTAAGTCATATTTTTAGGGCAGTTTCGGGCCATTCAAAAGGTTCAAAAGCTCAAGCGTGCTTATCacatttttagtttaaaaaaataaaaaatcgagaGTTTACAGATTCTACTCTAGTTGTAAAGTCAAGATCCACCGTGTTGCAAGCTTATCTGAAAGAATTGGTCACACCTGTTAACAGACACAAAACTGCTGTCTATAAATTTAAGATTGAAGAGCATAAACACAAAGCATCTGTTATAGATAGCTAGTGTAAGAAATGGCCTGCTTTTGTGCGCTTTTGATTCTAATTATCGCATTCTACACCGCTGCCACATCACCAAAAAATGGAGATAGTTGTCATGCTTGCATGCAAGCGGCCTAACCAACGCTACAACCATCTCCTCTGCTTCTGAATTTTATTCTCTTCTGAAGTTCTCCGCCCAAAATCTTCAATTCACAGAGCCTCAGACACCAAGCCCATAAGTTATCATTATTCCTGAAAGCCAAAGCCAATTGGATGAATCCGTGGTGTGCAGCATACAATACGGGTGGGAGATTCGTGTGCGAAGTGGAGGACACAGCTACGGCGGGCTGTCCTACACGTCCGACGTGCCCTTCGTAAAATCACAGACGGCTTGGGTGGAAGCGGGTGCAACTTTGGGTGAAGTCTACTTTGTCATTTCGTTTCCTGCTGGGGTTTGCCACACGGTTGGATCCGGCGGTCATATTGCTGGCGGAGGGCTTAGCTTCCTGTCGAGAAAATACGGCCTTGTGGCCGATAATGTGTTGGATACACTGCTGATAAATGCGTCAGGGAAGGTGATGGATAAGAACACAAGGCGGCGGCGGCGGGAGCTGGGGAGCTGTCACGGAGGCTGTCCATAGATGGCAATACGTGGGTCCTCAAATGGAGGAAGATATCTTCATGCGAGTACAGTTCTTCGGCATAAAAGTGAACAACAGCACAACCATCAGAGCGTCGTTCCATGGAATATACCTGGGACGTCAGCCCGAGCTGCTGAATAAAATGGGCAAGATCTTCCTGTAGTTGGGAATGGTGGCTGCAGATTGTAAAGAAATGAGATGGATAGAGACAATCGGCAACTTTGATAGCACGAACGTGAGCCAATTGACAAACAGATATTATACAAACAAAGTTTTTTTCAAAATCAAGTCAGATTTCGGGAAAACCCCACTGTCGAAACCTGCTCTGAGAGGACTGTGGCCGATTATGGAGGAGGAGGTGAGCTAACCCTCCCAAGGGCTCTTCAATGTGGAACCTGCGAAGTAAATGATGGGTCCCATGAACTATTCTGGGAATATTCATGGAATGGTTATACACCCTTAAAAATAAATATCTCTGAACTTAAAATTGCTAAGGGCATCATGTCTTCAAATTGGGGGACCAAGGTTAATGACTACATCGAATTTCCCAAACCAAATCAATCTATAGCTAGATGGAAGGACATTAATTCTTTGTCACTGGAATCTCATGAAAAAGATCCCATCAACAGCACCTTGGAATCTAGAATAATCATACCTTCTACACAATACGACAAACTTGTTTGAGCCCCTTCAAACTCAGGCAAGAACTCTGTCGAGCAAGGCTATCAATCTCTAATGTCTCATAGGCAATTGACATATCAAAAAAGGGATTATTCTATCGTTTTTTTAATGATACGATTCTCCCAAAAATAGGGTGTTTCTCTTGGCTAGTACTAAAAAATAGAATTCTCACAAGTACAAAACTCACTAAAATGAGAATTGTAGAACTATTCACATGTGTTTAACGCGAGGGGCACTTGGAGGATGTTGACCACTTATTTGATAACTACATCTTTAGCTAGCTATACTCATTAGCTATTATATAGAATCAAGATTGTATGCTCCATTGCTCAACAATGTCTGGACTTGTTTTCTAGCGGGCCAATCTTGTACAAATCATCTTTCTTTGCTTGCTTCTAGAATTTAGCTCCACCAATGATAGTGTGGGGGTATTTGGTGGGAATTAGATATGACAATCTTTAGAAAACAAGTATTCGAGCCACactcagttatttccaatgttgtGAAAACTATTACAGTGGTAGTTAATACATATGTTAAAAATCTTAAAACCATAGGTTTGCCCTTTTATAGATTGGGATGCTCATTTGGTTAAGATTTTGAAAGACCTCAAAATCTCCTACAAAAATGCTCCAAGGGATCAAAGTGATCAAAAGATAGATCTAAAATAAATTTCTTGGATCCCCCCTCCTAAAGACCTATACAAGTTGAATTTCGATGTAGCCTCTCTTGGTAACTTAGGCTTATCAAGGTGTGAGTGTGTTATCAAAGATTACAGGGGACACATCATGAAAATAATAGATGCTAATATCCCTCCTAGAACAAACAATTTCGTAGCGGCTTTTTCACTTTTAAGAGGGATTACATTAGCTATGGAGATAAGCATTCAGAAACTCATTATTGAGGGAGATTCCTTGCTCATCGTAAATGCAAGTAAATGGAGAAGAGCTAACAACTATAACATTACACACATACTCTAAAATGTCTAGGATAGTCTAAACCATCTTGAATCTTTTTAGATTGTGCATACCTACAGAGAAGGGAACAAGCTAGTGGATTGGCTAGCAAATCAAGGATGCATACAACCTATGAATTTAAAAATAGTACTAATGGAAGTAGATGTTGTCAAGTTTCTAGAAATGGGTGAAATTTtacaaagagatagagaaagatCTCAGGTGTGCCCAAAACTATAAACTCTTTAGAAATAGTTATGGATGACCAAAATACAAGAACAAAGACATGGTGATTTGGATGGTCCCTATTGGTTACTTCCAAATTAAAAAGGGTAACTTCACATTAGTTACATTATTCTCTCCCATCAACATCAACATAGGTATGGTTGGActttaaaaataaatcatttagtTGTGGTGACAAAGGGTTTGTAGCAAGGAAAACATGGGCCCAATCATGTCAAATAAGAACCCATCTACTTTGAATCTTAAAACATAGGATCACGACCACTCAAAGCTTTATGTTTGAAGGGATCACATACCAATAGGTGCAAATAGACATAATGTGTTAAAAGACCATTTTTGGCATCTCGTATACCTAGATATTTAGAGGTAGCTAAAACCACATGGCATAGATGGAAATATGTTTTCTAACATGGAAAGCCCTCATAAAACAAGGATAGAATCCCTATTTATCAAAAATCCAACATGTTTCCAGTAGTGCCTTTTGGCACAGGCCAAAATTATGTGCCAACTTTCTAAATAATAGATAGAGGCAGTAACATTTATTTCATTGATTATGAAATAATCATTATTTCCACACTTCCTAAGAATAGGTAGCCTTTTCATCAAATTTATTAATTCCCTTGTCAATTGAGTTGGCGAATGTAGGAAGTATCATTCTTTGGTAGGGTTATTCCTAGATTTGATGGTCACTAGCTCATTTATAGCCTAAAATGCTGCCACACTGACCCCAAATTTTAATTCCTATAGATTTGGAGCCATGTGTTGCTATCCTTTATGTGGTTTATGTTAGGCTTATGTACCCCTCTTTCACTCTGATAGCTTTTCACCATACATTCAAATGACATGGGCTTTATTGTGGTGCAATATATGGTGGCAACCTCTCCATTTCCCAATATATTTCCCTACGAAATTTCTTAGGTTTGATATTTAAAGTTATTGTGTTTTCCTTTAGGTGTTTTTTAATCTCTCTCTTGCTTTTCTGCATTATGAATATCTCCCCATCAATAAGTGCATAAATTTGCCCATCCTTGATGAAGAAATTATAGAATTAAAggaata from Cryptomeria japonica unplaced genomic scaffold, Sugi_1.0 HiC_scaffold_278, whole genome shotgun sequence encodes the following:
- the LOC131074740 gene encoding reticuline oxidase-like, translated to MITQYQSIQYGWEIRVRSGGHSYGGLSYTSDVPFVKSQTAWVEAGATLGEVYFVISFPAGVCHTVGSGGHIAGGGLSFLSRKYGLVADNVLDTLLINASGKVMDKNTRRRRRELGSCHGGCP